A portion of the Falco naumanni isolate bFalNau1 chromosome 9, bFalNau1.pat, whole genome shotgun sequence genome contains these proteins:
- the CCAR1 gene encoding cell division cycle and apoptosis regulator protein 1 isoform X2, producing the protein MAQFGGQKNPPWATQFTATAVSQPAALGVQQPSLLGASPTIYTQQTALAAAGLTTQTPTNYQLTQTAALQQQAAAAAAALQQQYSQPQQTLYSVQQQQPQQTLLTQPAVALPTSLSLSTPQPAAQITVSYPAPRSSQQQTQPQKQRVFTGVVTKLHDTFGFVDEDVFFQLSAVKGKTPQVGDRVLVEATYNPNMPFKWNAQRIQTLPNQNQTQAQPLLKTPPAVLQPIAQQTAFSVQAQPQPQSLLQAQISAASITPLLQTQPQPLLQQPQQKGGLLQPPVRLVSQPQPARRLDPPSRFSGRNDRGGDPMPNRKDDRSRERERERRRSRERSPQRKRSRERSPRRERERSPRRPRRVVPRYTVQFSKFSLDCRSCDMMELRRRYQNLYIPSDFFDAQFTWVDAFPMSRPFQLGNYCNFYVMHREVDPIDKNAAVLDPPDADHLYSAKVMLMASPSMEDLYHKSCALAEDPQELRDGFQHPARLVKFLVGMKGKDEAMAIGGHWSPSLDGPDPEKDPSVLIKTAIRCCKALTGIDLSVCTQWYRFAEIRYHRPEETHKGRTVPAHVETVVLFFPDVWHCLPTRSEWETLSRGYKQQLVEKLQGERKEADGEQDEEEKDDGEAKEISTPTHWSKLDPKTMKVNDLRKELESRTLSSKGLKSQLIARLTKQLKVEEQKEEQKELEKSEKEEEEEEDRKSEDDKEEEERKRQEEMERQRRERRYILPDEPAIIVHPNWAAKSGKFDCSIMSLSVLLDYRLEDNKEHSFEVSLFAELFNEMLQRDFGVRIYKALISLPEREDKKDKKGKKDDRKEKKEEKDDETDDPKPKRRKSGDDKDKKEDRDEKKREDKRKDDSKDEEEIEDDNNQEEYDPMEAEDAEDEDEECRPLATPIEVSRRYRDEEEMNKREDRREGSRHCKERSSKDKEKDKTQMVTVNRDLLMAFVYFDQSHCGYLLEKDMEEILYTLGLHLSRAQVKKLLNKVVLRESCFYRRLTDTSKDEENQEESEELQEDMLGNRLLLPSPTIKQESKAIEENVGLIVYNGAMVDVGSLLQKLEKSERVRAEIEQKLQLLEEKTDYDEKTILQLENSNKSLSTELKEVKKDLGQLQENLKISDDKNLQFEGQLNKTIKNLATVMDEIQSVLKQDIVKSEDKDQKSKENGANV; encoded by the exons ATGGCTCAGTTTGGAGGACAGAAGAATCCCCCTTGGGCTACTCAGTTTACAGCCACTGCAGTATCTCAGCCAG CTGCTCTTGGTGTACAGCAGCCCTCGCTGCTTGGAGCCTCTCCTACAATATACACCCAGCAGACGGCATTGGCAGCGGCAGGCCTAACTACACAAACACCAACGAACTATCAGCTAACTCAGACAGCTGCTTTacagcagcaagctgcagctgcagcagctgcgtTACagcag CAATATTCACAACCTCAGCAGACTCTCTATAGTGTACAGCAACAG CAACCTCAGCAGACCCTTTTAACTCAG CCAGCTGTTGCACTACCTACCAGTCTTAGCCTGTCTACTCCTCAGCCGGCAGCCCAGATAACTGTTTCTTATCCAGCCCCCCGGTCAAGTCAACAGCAAACCCAACCACAGAAGCAGCGTGTCTTCACTGGGGTAGTTACTAAACTACATGATACATTTGGTTTTGTGGATGAAGATGTCTTTTTTCAGCTTAG TGCTGTTAAAGGAAAGACACCTCAGGTGGGTGACAGAGTTTTGGTAGAAGCTACTTACAATCCTAATATGCCATTCAAATGGAATGCACAGAGGATCCAGACACTTCCAAATCAG AACCAGACACAAGCTCAGCCGTTACTGAAGACACCTCCAGCGGTTCTTCAGCCCATTGCACAGCAGACTGCATTCAGTGTTcaggcacagccacagccacagtccTTGTTGCAGGCACAGATATCGGCAGCTTCAATCACACCTTTGCTTCAGACACAGCCTCAGCCGTTACTGCAGCAGCCGCAGCAGAAAG gtggCTTGTTACAGCCCCCTGTTCGTCTAGTTTCACAGCCTCAGCCAGCTCGAAGATTAGACCCACCATCCAGATTTTCCGGGAGGAATGACAGAGGAGGAGACCCTATGCCAAACCGAAAAGATGACAGGAG tcGTGAAAGAGAACGAGAGAGACGTAGGTCCCGGGAAAGATCACCCCAGAGAAAACGCTCCAGAGAGAGATCACCTAGACGAGAGAGGGAGAGGTCACCTCGGAGACCGCGACGTGTTGTTCCTCGTTACACGGTTCAGTTTTCCAAGTTTTCATTGGACTG CCGTAGCTGTGATATGATGGAGCTGAGGAGGCGTTACCAGAACTTGTATATCCCAAGTGATTTCTTTGATGCTCAGTTTACTTGGGTGGATGCTTTTCCTATGTCTAGACCGTTTCAGCTGGGGAACTACTGTAATTTCTACGTAATGCATAGAGAAGTAGATCCTATAGATAAAAATGCTGCGGTCCTTGATCCACCTGATGCTGATCATCTGTACAGTGCAAAG GTGATGTTGATGGCTAGTCCTAGTATGGAGGATCTCTATCATAAGTCATGTGCTCTGGCTGAAGATCCCCAAGAACTTCGTGATGGATTTCAGCATCCTGCTAGACTTGTAAAG TTTTTAGTGGGTATGAAAGGCAAAGATGAAGCTATGGCTATTGGAGGACACTGGTCCCCTTCACTGGATGGACCTGATCCAGAAAAGGACCCTTCCGTGCTGATAAAGACGGCTATTCGCTGTTGCAAGGCTCTTACAGGGATTGACTTAAGTGTGTGCACACAATG GTACCGTTTTGCAGAGATTCGCTACCATCGCCCTGAGGAGACCCACAAGGGGCGTACAGTTCCAGCTCATGTGGAgacagtggttttatttttcccgGATGTTTGGCATTGCCTTCCCACCCGCTCAGAGTGGGAAACCCTCTCCCGAGGATACAAGCAGCAGCTGGTCGAGAAGCTTCAGGGTGAACGCAAGGAGGCTGATGGAGAACAG gatgaagaggaaaaggatgaTGGGGAAGCTAAAGAGATCTCTACACCTACACACTGGTCTAAACTGGATCCAAAAACAATGAAG GTAAATGACCTTCGCAAAGAATTAGAAAGTCGAACCCTTAGCTCTAAAGGACTGAAATCTCAGTTGATAGCTCGACtgacaaagcagctgaaagtagaggaacaaaaagaagagcaaaaggaGCTAGAGAAGtctgagaaagaagaggaagaggaggaagacaggaAATCTGAAGATGACAAAGAG gaagaagaaagaaaacgtCAAGAAGAAATGGAACGTCAGCGGCGAGAAAGACGATATATCTTGCCTGATGAACCAGCAATCATTGTACATCCTAACTGGGCAGCAAAGAGTGGGAAGTTTGACTGTAGCATTATGTCTCTTAGTGTTCTTCTGGATTACAGATTAGAAGATAATAAAGAACATTCCTTCGAG GTATCATTGTTTGCAGAACTCTTCAATGAAATGCTTCAGAGAGATTTTGGTGTCAGAATTTACAAAGCGCTGATCTCTCTCCCAGAGAGGGAggacaaaaaagacaaaaaaggcaaaaaagatgacagaaaagaaaaaaaagaagaaaaagatgacgAAACAGATGATCCAAAACCTAAGAGGAGAAAATCTGGAGAtgataaagacaaaaaagaagatAGAGATGAAAAGAAG AGGgaagataaaaggaaagatgattctaaagatgaagaagaaattgAAGATGACAATAATCAAGAAGAATATGATCCAATGGAGGCAGAAGATGCtgaagatgaagatgaag aatgcagACCACTCGCAACTCCCATTGAAGTCAGTAGGAGAT ACCGGGATGAAGAGGAAATGAACAAACGGGAGGACAGAAGAGAGGGAAGTAGGCATTGTAAAGAGAGGTCGTCTAAAGATAAA GAGAAAGACAAGACGCAGATGGTAACTGTTAATAGGGATCTTCTGAtggcttttgtttattttgatcAAAGTCATTGTGGATATCTTCTGGAGAAGGACATGGAGGAGATACTGTACACTCTTGGACTACACCTGTCACGTGCTCAG GTCAAGAAGCTACTTAATAAAGTAGTGCTTAGAGAATCTTGCTTTTACAGAAGACTAACAGATACTTctaaagatgaagaaaaccaagaagAGTCTGAAGAGCTTCAGGAAGATATGTTAG GAAACAGATTACTGTTACCGTCACCCACTATAAAGCAAGAATCAAAAGCCATAGAAGAAAATGTTGGCCTCATTGTGTACAATGGAGCTATGGTGGATGTTGGGAGCCTTTTacagaagctggagaagagTGAAAGAGTGCGAGCAGAGATAGAACAAAAGCTTCAGttactagaagaaaaaacag attatgaTGAAAAGACCATACTACAGCTGGAGAATTCTAACAAAAGTCTATCTACGGAGCTCAAAGAAGTGAAAAAGGACCTTGGCCAACTGCAAGAAAATTTGAAGATCTCAGATGATAAAAATTTGCAATTTGAGGGTCAGCTGAATAAGACAATCAAAAATTTAGCTACTGTTATGGATGAAATACAGAGTGTTCTTAAACAG
- the CCAR1 gene encoding cell division cycle and apoptosis regulator protein 1 isoform X1 produces MAQFGGQKNPPWATQFTATAVSQPAALGVQQPSLLGASPTIYTQQTALAAAGLTTQTPTNYQLTQTAALQQQAAAAAAALQQQYSQPQQTLYSVQQQLQQPQQTLLTQPAVALPTSLSLSTPQPAAQITVSYPAPRSSQQQTQPQKQRVFTGVVTKLHDTFGFVDEDVFFQLSAVKGKTPQVGDRVLVEATYNPNMPFKWNAQRIQTLPNQNQTQAQPLLKTPPAVLQPIAQQTAFSVQAQPQPQSLLQAQISAASITPLLQTQPQPLLQQPQQKGGLLQPPVRLVSQPQPARRLDPPSRFSGRNDRGGDPMPNRKDDRSRERERERRRSRERSPQRKRSRERSPRRERERSPRRPRRVVPRYTVQFSKFSLDCRSCDMMELRRRYQNLYIPSDFFDAQFTWVDAFPMSRPFQLGNYCNFYVMHREVDPIDKNAAVLDPPDADHLYSAKVMLMASPSMEDLYHKSCALAEDPQELRDGFQHPARLVKFLVGMKGKDEAMAIGGHWSPSLDGPDPEKDPSVLIKTAIRCCKALTGIDLSVCTQWYRFAEIRYHRPEETHKGRTVPAHVETVVLFFPDVWHCLPTRSEWETLSRGYKQQLVEKLQGERKEADGEQDEEEKDDGEAKEISTPTHWSKLDPKTMKVNDLRKELESRTLSSKGLKSQLIARLTKQLKVEEQKEEQKELEKSEKEEEEEEDRKSEDDKEEEERKRQEEMERQRRERRYILPDEPAIIVHPNWAAKSGKFDCSIMSLSVLLDYRLEDNKEHSFEVSLFAELFNEMLQRDFGVRIYKALISLPEREDKKDKKGKKDDRKEKKEEKDDETDDPKPKRRKSGDDKDKKEDRDEKKREDKRKDDSKDEEEIEDDNNQEEYDPMEAEDAEDEDEECRPLATPIEVSRRYRDEEEMNKREDRREGSRHCKERSSKDKEKDKTQMVTVNRDLLMAFVYFDQSHCGYLLEKDMEEILYTLGLHLSRAQVKKLLNKVVLRESCFYRRLTDTSKDEENQEESEELQEDMLGNRLLLPSPTIKQESKAIEENVGLIVYNGAMVDVGSLLQKLEKSERVRAEIEQKLQLLEEKTDYDEKTILQLENSNKSLSTELKEVKKDLGQLQENLKISDDKNLQFEGQLNKTIKNLATVMDEIQSVLKQDIVKSEDKDQKSKENGANV; encoded by the exons ATGGCTCAGTTTGGAGGACAGAAGAATCCCCCTTGGGCTACTCAGTTTACAGCCACTGCAGTATCTCAGCCAG CTGCTCTTGGTGTACAGCAGCCCTCGCTGCTTGGAGCCTCTCCTACAATATACACCCAGCAGACGGCATTGGCAGCGGCAGGCCTAACTACACAAACACCAACGAACTATCAGCTAACTCAGACAGCTGCTTTacagcagcaagctgcagctgcagcagctgcgtTACagcag CAATATTCACAACCTCAGCAGACTCTCTATAGTGTACAGCAACAG ttgcAGCAACCTCAGCAGACCCTTTTAACTCAG CCAGCTGTTGCACTACCTACCAGTCTTAGCCTGTCTACTCCTCAGCCGGCAGCCCAGATAACTGTTTCTTATCCAGCCCCCCGGTCAAGTCAACAGCAAACCCAACCACAGAAGCAGCGTGTCTTCACTGGGGTAGTTACTAAACTACATGATACATTTGGTTTTGTGGATGAAGATGTCTTTTTTCAGCTTAG TGCTGTTAAAGGAAAGACACCTCAGGTGGGTGACAGAGTTTTGGTAGAAGCTACTTACAATCCTAATATGCCATTCAAATGGAATGCACAGAGGATCCAGACACTTCCAAATCAG AACCAGACACAAGCTCAGCCGTTACTGAAGACACCTCCAGCGGTTCTTCAGCCCATTGCACAGCAGACTGCATTCAGTGTTcaggcacagccacagccacagtccTTGTTGCAGGCACAGATATCGGCAGCTTCAATCACACCTTTGCTTCAGACACAGCCTCAGCCGTTACTGCAGCAGCCGCAGCAGAAAG gtggCTTGTTACAGCCCCCTGTTCGTCTAGTTTCACAGCCTCAGCCAGCTCGAAGATTAGACCCACCATCCAGATTTTCCGGGAGGAATGACAGAGGAGGAGACCCTATGCCAAACCGAAAAGATGACAGGAG tcGTGAAAGAGAACGAGAGAGACGTAGGTCCCGGGAAAGATCACCCCAGAGAAAACGCTCCAGAGAGAGATCACCTAGACGAGAGAGGGAGAGGTCACCTCGGAGACCGCGACGTGTTGTTCCTCGTTACACGGTTCAGTTTTCCAAGTTTTCATTGGACTG CCGTAGCTGTGATATGATGGAGCTGAGGAGGCGTTACCAGAACTTGTATATCCCAAGTGATTTCTTTGATGCTCAGTTTACTTGGGTGGATGCTTTTCCTATGTCTAGACCGTTTCAGCTGGGGAACTACTGTAATTTCTACGTAATGCATAGAGAAGTAGATCCTATAGATAAAAATGCTGCGGTCCTTGATCCACCTGATGCTGATCATCTGTACAGTGCAAAG GTGATGTTGATGGCTAGTCCTAGTATGGAGGATCTCTATCATAAGTCATGTGCTCTGGCTGAAGATCCCCAAGAACTTCGTGATGGATTTCAGCATCCTGCTAGACTTGTAAAG TTTTTAGTGGGTATGAAAGGCAAAGATGAAGCTATGGCTATTGGAGGACACTGGTCCCCTTCACTGGATGGACCTGATCCAGAAAAGGACCCTTCCGTGCTGATAAAGACGGCTATTCGCTGTTGCAAGGCTCTTACAGGGATTGACTTAAGTGTGTGCACACAATG GTACCGTTTTGCAGAGATTCGCTACCATCGCCCTGAGGAGACCCACAAGGGGCGTACAGTTCCAGCTCATGTGGAgacagtggttttatttttcccgGATGTTTGGCATTGCCTTCCCACCCGCTCAGAGTGGGAAACCCTCTCCCGAGGATACAAGCAGCAGCTGGTCGAGAAGCTTCAGGGTGAACGCAAGGAGGCTGATGGAGAACAG gatgaagaggaaaaggatgaTGGGGAAGCTAAAGAGATCTCTACACCTACACACTGGTCTAAACTGGATCCAAAAACAATGAAG GTAAATGACCTTCGCAAAGAATTAGAAAGTCGAACCCTTAGCTCTAAAGGACTGAAATCTCAGTTGATAGCTCGACtgacaaagcagctgaaagtagaggaacaaaaagaagagcaaaaggaGCTAGAGAAGtctgagaaagaagaggaagaggaggaagacaggaAATCTGAAGATGACAAAGAG gaagaagaaagaaaacgtCAAGAAGAAATGGAACGTCAGCGGCGAGAAAGACGATATATCTTGCCTGATGAACCAGCAATCATTGTACATCCTAACTGGGCAGCAAAGAGTGGGAAGTTTGACTGTAGCATTATGTCTCTTAGTGTTCTTCTGGATTACAGATTAGAAGATAATAAAGAACATTCCTTCGAG GTATCATTGTTTGCAGAACTCTTCAATGAAATGCTTCAGAGAGATTTTGGTGTCAGAATTTACAAAGCGCTGATCTCTCTCCCAGAGAGGGAggacaaaaaagacaaaaaaggcaaaaaagatgacagaaaagaaaaaaaagaagaaaaagatgacgAAACAGATGATCCAAAACCTAAGAGGAGAAAATCTGGAGAtgataaagacaaaaaagaagatAGAGATGAAAAGAAG AGGgaagataaaaggaaagatgattctaaagatgaagaagaaattgAAGATGACAATAATCAAGAAGAATATGATCCAATGGAGGCAGAAGATGCtgaagatgaagatgaag aatgcagACCACTCGCAACTCCCATTGAAGTCAGTAGGAGAT ACCGGGATGAAGAGGAAATGAACAAACGGGAGGACAGAAGAGAGGGAAGTAGGCATTGTAAAGAGAGGTCGTCTAAAGATAAA GAGAAAGACAAGACGCAGATGGTAACTGTTAATAGGGATCTTCTGAtggcttttgtttattttgatcAAAGTCATTGTGGATATCTTCTGGAGAAGGACATGGAGGAGATACTGTACACTCTTGGACTACACCTGTCACGTGCTCAG GTCAAGAAGCTACTTAATAAAGTAGTGCTTAGAGAATCTTGCTTTTACAGAAGACTAACAGATACTTctaaagatgaagaaaaccaagaagAGTCTGAAGAGCTTCAGGAAGATATGTTAG GAAACAGATTACTGTTACCGTCACCCACTATAAAGCAAGAATCAAAAGCCATAGAAGAAAATGTTGGCCTCATTGTGTACAATGGAGCTATGGTGGATGTTGGGAGCCTTTTacagaagctggagaagagTGAAAGAGTGCGAGCAGAGATAGAACAAAAGCTTCAGttactagaagaaaaaacag attatgaTGAAAAGACCATACTACAGCTGGAGAATTCTAACAAAAGTCTATCTACGGAGCTCAAAGAAGTGAAAAAGGACCTTGGCCAACTGCAAGAAAATTTGAAGATCTCAGATGATAAAAATTTGCAATTTGAGGGTCAGCTGAATAAGACAATCAAAAATTTAGCTACTGTTATGGATGAAATACAGAGTGTTCTTAAACAG
- the CCAR1 gene encoding cell division cycle and apoptosis regulator protein 1 isoform X4, with product MAQFGGQKNPPWATQFTATAVSQPAALGVQQPSLLGASPTIYTQQTALAAAGLTTQTPTNYQLTQTAALQQQAAAAAAALQQQYSQPQQTLYSVQQQLQQPQQTLLTQPAVALPTSLSLSTPQPAAQITVSYPAPRSSQQQTQPQKQRVFTGVVTKLHDTFGFVDEDVFFQLSAVKGKTPQVGDRVLVEATYNPNMPFKWNAQRIQTLPNQNQTQAQPLLKTPPAVLQPIAQQTAFSVQAQPQPQSLLQAQISAASITPLLQTQPQPLLQQPQQKGGLLQPPVRLVSQPQPARRLDPPSRFSGRNDRGGDPMPNRKDDRSRERERERRRSRERSPQRKRSRERSPRRERERSPRRPRRVVPRYTVQFSKFSLDCRSCDMMELRRRYQNLYIPSDFFDAQFTWVDAFPMSRPFQLGNYCNFYVMHREVDPIDKNAAVLDPPDADHLYSAKVMLMASPSMEDLYHKSCALAEDPQELRDGFQHPARLVKFLVGMKGKDEAMAIGGHWSPSLDGPDPEKDPSVLIKTAIRCCKALTGIDLSVCTQWYRFAEIRYHRPEETHKGRTVPAHVETVVLFFPDVWHCLPTRSEWETLSRGYKQQLVEKLQGERKEADGEQDEEEKDDGEAKEISTPTHWSKLDPKTMKVNDLRKELESRTLSSKGLKSQLIARLTKQLKVEEQKEEQKELEKSEKEEEEEEDRKSEDDKEEEERKRQEEMERQRRERRYILPDEPAIIVHPNWAAKSGKFDCSIMSLSVLLDYRLEDNKEHSFEVSLFAELFNEMLQRDFGVRIYKALISLPEREDKKDKKGKKDDRKEKKEEKDDETDDPKPKRRKSGDDKDKKEDRDEKKREDKRKDDSKDEEEIEDDNNQEEYDPMEAEDAEDEDEDRDEEEMNKREDRREGSRHCKERSSKDKEKDKTQMVTVNRDLLMAFVYFDQSHCGYLLEKDMEEILYTLGLHLSRAQVKKLLNKVVLRESCFYRRLTDTSKDEENQEESEELQEDMLGNRLLLPSPTIKQESKAIEENVGLIVYNGAMVDVGSLLQKLEKSERVRAEIEQKLQLLEEKTDYDEKTILQLENSNKSLSTELKEVKKDLGQLQENLKISDDKNLQFEGQLNKTIKNLATVMDEIQSVLKQDIVKSEDKDQKSKENGANV from the exons ATGGCTCAGTTTGGAGGACAGAAGAATCCCCCTTGGGCTACTCAGTTTACAGCCACTGCAGTATCTCAGCCAG CTGCTCTTGGTGTACAGCAGCCCTCGCTGCTTGGAGCCTCTCCTACAATATACACCCAGCAGACGGCATTGGCAGCGGCAGGCCTAACTACACAAACACCAACGAACTATCAGCTAACTCAGACAGCTGCTTTacagcagcaagctgcagctgcagcagctgcgtTACagcag CAATATTCACAACCTCAGCAGACTCTCTATAGTGTACAGCAACAG ttgcAGCAACCTCAGCAGACCCTTTTAACTCAG CCAGCTGTTGCACTACCTACCAGTCTTAGCCTGTCTACTCCTCAGCCGGCAGCCCAGATAACTGTTTCTTATCCAGCCCCCCGGTCAAGTCAACAGCAAACCCAACCACAGAAGCAGCGTGTCTTCACTGGGGTAGTTACTAAACTACATGATACATTTGGTTTTGTGGATGAAGATGTCTTTTTTCAGCTTAG TGCTGTTAAAGGAAAGACACCTCAGGTGGGTGACAGAGTTTTGGTAGAAGCTACTTACAATCCTAATATGCCATTCAAATGGAATGCACAGAGGATCCAGACACTTCCAAATCAG AACCAGACACAAGCTCAGCCGTTACTGAAGACACCTCCAGCGGTTCTTCAGCCCATTGCACAGCAGACTGCATTCAGTGTTcaggcacagccacagccacagtccTTGTTGCAGGCACAGATATCGGCAGCTTCAATCACACCTTTGCTTCAGACACAGCCTCAGCCGTTACTGCAGCAGCCGCAGCAGAAAG gtggCTTGTTACAGCCCCCTGTTCGTCTAGTTTCACAGCCTCAGCCAGCTCGAAGATTAGACCCACCATCCAGATTTTCCGGGAGGAATGACAGAGGAGGAGACCCTATGCCAAACCGAAAAGATGACAGGAG tcGTGAAAGAGAACGAGAGAGACGTAGGTCCCGGGAAAGATCACCCCAGAGAAAACGCTCCAGAGAGAGATCACCTAGACGAGAGAGGGAGAGGTCACCTCGGAGACCGCGACGTGTTGTTCCTCGTTACACGGTTCAGTTTTCCAAGTTTTCATTGGACTG CCGTAGCTGTGATATGATGGAGCTGAGGAGGCGTTACCAGAACTTGTATATCCCAAGTGATTTCTTTGATGCTCAGTTTACTTGGGTGGATGCTTTTCCTATGTCTAGACCGTTTCAGCTGGGGAACTACTGTAATTTCTACGTAATGCATAGAGAAGTAGATCCTATAGATAAAAATGCTGCGGTCCTTGATCCACCTGATGCTGATCATCTGTACAGTGCAAAG GTGATGTTGATGGCTAGTCCTAGTATGGAGGATCTCTATCATAAGTCATGTGCTCTGGCTGAAGATCCCCAAGAACTTCGTGATGGATTTCAGCATCCTGCTAGACTTGTAAAG TTTTTAGTGGGTATGAAAGGCAAAGATGAAGCTATGGCTATTGGAGGACACTGGTCCCCTTCACTGGATGGACCTGATCCAGAAAAGGACCCTTCCGTGCTGATAAAGACGGCTATTCGCTGTTGCAAGGCTCTTACAGGGATTGACTTAAGTGTGTGCACACAATG GTACCGTTTTGCAGAGATTCGCTACCATCGCCCTGAGGAGACCCACAAGGGGCGTACAGTTCCAGCTCATGTGGAgacagtggttttatttttcccgGATGTTTGGCATTGCCTTCCCACCCGCTCAGAGTGGGAAACCCTCTCCCGAGGATACAAGCAGCAGCTGGTCGAGAAGCTTCAGGGTGAACGCAAGGAGGCTGATGGAGAACAG gatgaagaggaaaaggatgaTGGGGAAGCTAAAGAGATCTCTACACCTACACACTGGTCTAAACTGGATCCAAAAACAATGAAG GTAAATGACCTTCGCAAAGAATTAGAAAGTCGAACCCTTAGCTCTAAAGGACTGAAATCTCAGTTGATAGCTCGACtgacaaagcagctgaaagtagaggaacaaaaagaagagcaaaaggaGCTAGAGAAGtctgagaaagaagaggaagaggaggaagacaggaAATCTGAAGATGACAAAGAG gaagaagaaagaaaacgtCAAGAAGAAATGGAACGTCAGCGGCGAGAAAGACGATATATCTTGCCTGATGAACCAGCAATCATTGTACATCCTAACTGGGCAGCAAAGAGTGGGAAGTTTGACTGTAGCATTATGTCTCTTAGTGTTCTTCTGGATTACAGATTAGAAGATAATAAAGAACATTCCTTCGAG GTATCATTGTTTGCAGAACTCTTCAATGAAATGCTTCAGAGAGATTTTGGTGTCAGAATTTACAAAGCGCTGATCTCTCTCCCAGAGAGGGAggacaaaaaagacaaaaaaggcaaaaaagatgacagaaaagaaaaaaaagaagaaaaagatgacgAAACAGATGATCCAAAACCTAAGAGGAGAAAATCTGGAGAtgataaagacaaaaaagaagatAGAGATGAAAAGAAG AGGgaagataaaaggaaagatgattctaaagatgaagaagaaattgAAGATGACAATAATCAAGAAGAATATGATCCAATGGAGGCAGAAGATGCtgaagatgaagatgaag ACCGGGATGAAGAGGAAATGAACAAACGGGAGGACAGAAGAGAGGGAAGTAGGCATTGTAAAGAGAGGTCGTCTAAAGATAAA GAGAAAGACAAGACGCAGATGGTAACTGTTAATAGGGATCTTCTGAtggcttttgtttattttgatcAAAGTCATTGTGGATATCTTCTGGAGAAGGACATGGAGGAGATACTGTACACTCTTGGACTACACCTGTCACGTGCTCAG GTCAAGAAGCTACTTAATAAAGTAGTGCTTAGAGAATCTTGCTTTTACAGAAGACTAACAGATACTTctaaagatgaagaaaaccaagaagAGTCTGAAGAGCTTCAGGAAGATATGTTAG GAAACAGATTACTGTTACCGTCACCCACTATAAAGCAAGAATCAAAAGCCATAGAAGAAAATGTTGGCCTCATTGTGTACAATGGAGCTATGGTGGATGTTGGGAGCCTTTTacagaagctggagaagagTGAAAGAGTGCGAGCAGAGATAGAACAAAAGCTTCAGttactagaagaaaaaacag attatgaTGAAAAGACCATACTACAGCTGGAGAATTCTAACAAAAGTCTATCTACGGAGCTCAAAGAAGTGAAAAAGGACCTTGGCCAACTGCAAGAAAATTTGAAGATCTCAGATGATAAAAATTTGCAATTTGAGGGTCAGCTGAATAAGACAATCAAAAATTTAGCTACTGTTATGGATGAAATACAGAGTGTTCTTAAACAG